A genomic region of Fusarium falciforme chromosome 4, complete sequence contains the following coding sequences:
- a CDS encoding 1,3-beta-glucanosyltransferase gives MLINAALMALGATVVSAVTPLEIQGTDFINPETGNKFQIVGMAYQPGGSAGYDPATGKDPLSHKEECLRDAALMQILGINAIRVYNLDPNINHDECASIFNAAGMYMMIDVNSPLPGEAITSENPWESYYTEYLNRTFAIAEAFGNYPNTLLFFSANEVINNIETAEVVPQYLRAVTRDLKGYIKNNLKRQIPVGYSAADVREVLWDTWNYMQCSESGDKNDMSRADLFALNSYSWCGPEATYKSSSFDKLTEGFKDTSVPVFFSEYGCNKPQPRYWNETQAMYGKEMTPVFSGGVVYEYTEEDNNYGLVQIKGDTLQILGDFNRLKNQFAKIDWKEVQSQPASKSAPKAPACKASIIEDEGFDNNFTLPAYPPGAEKLIKNGIKNAPSGKIIKISDWNVKLTVKNADGTEMKNLKVIPLADDESNAAGKNEADTGSETVENSTSSDNSTSSDDEEDAAVLTRPMMWAVAIPLAAMMFAL, from the exons ATGCTT ATCAACGCTGCCCTCATGGCCCTTGGGGCCACGGTAGTTAGTGCCGTCACTCCCCTCGAGATCCAGGGAACCGACTTCATCAACCCCGAGACTGGCAACAAGTTCCAGATCGTCGGAATGGCCTACCAGCCCGGCGGCAGCGCCGGCTACGACCCTGCCACTGGAAAGGATCCTCTGAGCCACAAGGAGGAGTGTCTCCGAGATGCTGCTCTCATGCAGATTCTGGGTATCAACGCTATTCGCGTCTACAACCTTGACCCCAACATCAACCACGACGAATGCGCCAGCATTTTCAACGCC GCTGGCATGTACATGATGATTGACGTCAACTCACCCCTTCCCGGTGAGGCCATCACCTCCGAGAACCCATGGGAGAGCTACTACACCGAGTACCTCAACCGCACCTTTGCTATCGCCGAGGCTTTTGGCAACTACCCCAAcacccttctcttcttctcggccaacgaagtcatcaacaacatcgagACCGCCGAGGTTGTCCCTCAGTATCTCCGTGCCGTCACTCGCGACCTCAAGGGTTACATCAAGAACAACCTGAAGCGCCAGATTCCCGTCGGCTACTCGGCTGCTGACGTCCGCGAGGTCCTCTGGGATACCTGGAACTACATGCAGTGCTCTGAATCCGGCGACAAGAACGACATGAGCCGTGCCGATCTCTTTGCTCTCAACTCGTACTCGTGGTGTGGTCCCGAGGCCACCTACAAGAGCTCCTCCTTCGATAAGCTCACCGAGGGTTTCAAGGACACTTCTGTTCCCGTCTTCTTCAGCGAGTATGGCTGCAACAAGCCCCAGCCCCGATACTGGAACGAGACTCAGGCCATGTACGGAAAGGAGATGACCCCCGTCTTCTCTGGTGGCGTCGTCTACGAGTACACCGAGGAGGACAACAATTACGGTCTTGTCCAGATCAAGGGAGACACCCTCCAGATCCTCGGCGACTTCAACCGCCTCAAGAACCAGTTCGCTAAGATTGACTGGAAGGAGGTTCAGTCTCAGCCTGCCAGCAAGAGCGCCCCCAAGGCCCCCGCCTGCAAAGCCAGCATCATTGAGGACGAGGGCTTCGACAACAACTTCACCCTCCCCGCCTACCCCCCTGGTGCTGAGAAGCTGATCAAGAACGGCATTAAGAATGCTCCCAGcggcaagatcatcaagatcTCGGACTGGAACGTCAAGCTCACTGTCAAGAACGCCGACGGTACCGAGATGAAGAACCTCAAGGTCATCCCTCTCGCCGACGACGAGTCCAACGCCGCGGGTAAGAACGAGGCCGACACTGGCAGCGAGACTGTCGAGAACAGCACCAGCTCGGAcaacagcaccagcagcgatgacgaggaggatgccgCTGTCCTCACCCGACCCATGATGTGGGCTGTCGCCATTCCCCTGGCCGCCATGATGTTTGCTCTGTAA
- a CDS encoding ATP citrate synthase: protein MSAKSILEADGKAILNYHLTRAPVIKPSPLPPPAKHNPPTRLASLYFPEDANVDDILNQAEVTYPWLLQSDAKFVAKPDQLIKRRGKSGLLALNKTWAEAKAWVAERAGKEQQVEHTTGVLRQFLVEPFVPHPQDTEYYININSVRDGDWILFTHEGGVDVGDVDAKAEKLLIPVDLAEYPSNEEIAATLLKNVPEGVHNVLVDFITRLYAVYVDCQFTYLEINPLVVIPNEDKTSAAVHFLDLAAKLDQTADFECGVKWAIARSPAALGLTNVATSTGDKVNIDAGPPMEFPAPFGRELTKEEAYIADLDAKTGASLKLTVLNAKGRIWTLVAGGGASVVYADAIASAGFADELANYGEYSGAPTESQTYHYARTVLDLLLRAPESDKGKVLFIGGGIANFTNVASTFKGVIRALRDFAPRLTEHNVQIWVRRAGPNYQEGLKNMKAATQELGLNAKIFGPEMHVSGIVPLALIPGKWEESKAQEFQG from the exons ATGTCCGCCAAGTCGATCCTCGAGGCCGACGGCAAGGCCATCCTCAACTACCACCTCACTCGTGCTCCCGTCATCAAGCCgagtcctcttcctcctcccgccAAGCACAACCCTCCTACCAGACTGGCTTCGCTGTACTTCCCTGAGGATGCCAACGTCGATGACATTCTGAACCAGGCCGAGGTCACCTACCCTTGGCTCCTCCAGTCCGACGCCAAGTTCGTCGCAAAGCCCGATCAGCTCATCAAGCGACGAGGAAAGAGCGGTCTCCTTGCCCTGAACAAGACCTGggctgaggccaaggcctggGTTGCTGAGCGAGCCGGCAAGGAGCAGCAGGTTGAGCACACCACTGGCGTCTTGAGGCAATTCCTCGTTGAGCCTTTCGTCCCTCACCCTCAAGACACCGAGTActacatcaacatcaactcgGTCCGCGAT GGCGACTGGATCCTCTTCACCCACgagggtggtgttgatgtcggTGATGTTGACGCTAAGGCTGAGAAGCTCTTGATCCCCGTTGACCTCGCTGAGTACCCCTCCAACGAGGAGATTGCTGCTACTCTCCTCAAGAACGTCCCCGAGGGCGTCCACAATGTCCTCGTCGACTTCATCACCCGTCTGTATGCCGTCTATGTCGACTGCCAGTTCACCTACCTCGAGATCAACCCCCTGGTGGTGATCCCCAACGAGGACAAGACCTCTGCTGCTGTCCACTTCCTGGATCTTGCTGCCAAGCTCGACCAGACTGCCGACTTTGAGTGTGGTGTCAAGTGGGCTATTGCCCGATCTCCTGCTGCCCTTGGCCTTACCAACGTCGCCACTTCTACCggcgacaaggtcaacaTCGATGCTGGTCCTCCCATGGAGTTCCCTGCCCCCTTCGGCCGTGAgctgaccaaggaggaggcttaCATCGCTGACCTCGATGCTAAGACTGGTGCTTCTCTCAAGCTTACCGTCCTTAACGCCAAGGGCCGTATCTGGACTCTGgtcgctggtggtggtgcctcGGTCGTCTACGCCGATGCCATTGCCTCTGCCGGCTTTGCTGATGAGCTTGCCAACTACGGCGAGTACTCTGGTGCTCCCACCGAGTCCCAGACCTACCACTACGCCCGAAccgtccttgacctccttctcCGTGCTCCCGAGTccgacaagggcaaggtcctGTTCATCGGTGGTGGTATTGCCAACTTCACCAACGTCGCCAGCACCTTCAAGGGTGTCATCCGGGCGCTGCGGGACTTTGCTCCCAGGCTGACCGAGCACAACGTCCAGATCTGGGTGCGACGTGCTGGCCCCAACTACCAGGAGGGTCTCAAGAACATGAAGGCGGCCACCCAGGAGCTCGGCCTCAACGCCAAGATCTTTGGCCCTGAGATGCACGTCTCTGGTATCGTGCCCCTGGCTCTCATCCCCGGAAAGTGGGAGGAGAGCAAGGCGCAGGAGTTCCAGGGTTAA
- a CDS encoding Ribosomal-L30 domain-containing protein, with product MSYFRITLHRSAIGLPERTRGVLAALGLRRRMQTVFHPVHPQFAGMILKVKELVRVQEVDRPMSKQELKATRTPDKGFYIEKAVPRM from the coding sequence ATGTCCTACTTCCGAATCACCCTCCACCGATCCGCCATCGGTCTCCCCGAGCGGACACGCGGCGTCCTTGCGGCCCTGGGCTTGCGCCGCCGCATGCAGACCGTCTTCCACCCTGTGCACCCCCAATTCGCCGGTATGatcctcaaggtcaaggagctggTGCGCGTCCAGGAGGTGGACCGCCCGATGAGCAAgcaggagctcaaggcgaCGCGGACGCCGGATAAGGGGTTCTACATCGAGAAGGCTGTGCCGCGGATGTGA
- a CDS encoding Chromatin modification-related protein EAF3 — MAPARQQPAPPPFSKDEKVLCFHMDMLYEAKIMDVQAGEKPGDGYKYKVHYKGWKNTWDDWVLVDRIRPFDDEHKELAAQLHAQLKHNLQRSAKQPKKGLRSGAESARVSEERSGSATIQGSRGGRRGKDWELEQEDSFHNKPMINIPIPDHIQAMLVDDWENITKNNQLVPLPHSKPVSKILDDYLAHERPHREEGSSSMDILEEVVAGFREYFEKALSRILLYRFERHQFMDLRKMWENAESDSATKTVCDVYGAEHLARLIVSLPELLAQTNMDQQSVSRLREEIGKFNVWLGRNCENYFVSEYETPSQDYIDKARSS; from the exons ATGGCCCCTGCTAGACAACAGCCGGCGCCGCCCCCCTTCAGCAAGGACGAAAAAGTCCTCTGCTTTCACATGGACATGCTTTACGAGGCCAAGATCATGGACGTGCAGGCTGGTGAGAAGCCCGGTGACGGGTACAAGTACAAGGTGCACTACAAAGGGTGGAAGAACACCTGGGACGACTGGGTCCTGGTTGACCGTATCCGACCCTTCGACGACGAGCACAAAGAGCTCGCCGCCCAGCTTCACGCTCAGCTGAAGCACAACCTGCAGAGAAGTGCCAAGCAGCCCAAGAAGGGCCTACGGAGCGGTGCGGAATCCGCCAGGGTCAGTGAAGAGCGATCCGGGTCCGCCACTATCCaaggaagccgaggaggCAGACGCGGAAAGGACTGGGAACTTGAGCAG GAGGACTCCTTTCACAACAAGCCTATGATCAATATCCCGATACCCGACCACATTCAGGCTATGCTGGTAGACGACTGGGAGAATATCACCAAGAACAACCAACTCGTCCCCCTTCCTCACTCTAAGCCAGTGAGCAAGATTCTGGACGACTATCTGGCCCATGAGCGACCCcaccgagaagaaggatccTCCAGCATGGATATCCTCGAAGAAGTCGTTGCCGGATTCCGTGAGTACTTTGAGAAGGCCCTTAGCAGGATTCTCCTGTACCG ATTCGAGCGTCACCAGTTCATGGACCTCCGCAAAATGTGGGAGAATGCAGAGTCCGACTCTGCGACGAAGACGGTCTGTGATGTCTACGGCGCCGAGCATCTCGCTCGTTTGATTG TGTCCCTCCCTGAGCTCTTGGCGCAAACCAACATGGATCAACAGTCCGTTTCGCGACTCCGGGAGGAGATTGGCAAGTTCAACGTTTGGCTTGGACGCAACTGCGAGAACTACTTTGTCAGCGAGTACGAGACCCCTTCTCAGGACTACATCGACAAGGCTCGCAGCTCCTAA
- a CDS encoding TFIID-20kDa domain-containing protein — protein MNPQMGQQGQGQQPQGQQPQGQQPQGQPPPMYKPAQIRNLPTLSDEEKSKYEQGLQGLWNKAEGSPPNSPENIAARQKIIEFSKKLITKIQQRRAAQHRMQMQLQQQQQQQGQTQQQPQGQNTQQQPRPQGVQQAAAGQATPQSQPQQQAMGAAAAPAANASAPTPNPQAATAAATTTQPIPVPEHIISHVNKMNFQAPAQVAERSGASATRWVEEIKERYGRALMTMESSKQRVAQIDKIINDRNQAGNPFSEEEMRQLQIRKERQLKSHADAHKWVDSVRKQQTNLQGSIQAQAATPTQQAGQQAAAAQAQAQAQTQATAQAQAQAQAQAQAQAQAQAQAAQNQARAGQAQANPQNNAQTTAAPVNAAIEAAKHQIAAGRASPVNGTPGAAPAQQQVRPAQGTPQPAQQQLPPQQQQQPQQQQQQPAPPQPQPQVKQEPHTAPANPSMVAAASQSQTGTPTQNTPRIPTPQHAAAAAAAAAPVTAGGPTRALSHSAAMSLANQRAASTPGGAQVPGQPASAGTPTPGSAVNQGVMGPNVPQQPQQGHPHAHPPQPQQTPMQSKMPIPKVLPEKAVAVPQGVAVGGGVNTGRPTMSQGSGTLGGVMNQPAMSRVPAYNHEAEGDHVLSKKKLDELVRQVCGGSAEGQDGNLLTPEVEENVLNMADSFVDSVLHAACRNSKERGSKVLEIRDIQLVLERTYNIRVPGYSSDELRTVRKIQPSTGWIAKMSAVQAAKVMPGKGE, from the exons atgaaCCCTCAGATGGgccagcaaggccaaggccaacagCCTCAGGGCCAACAGCCTCAGGGCCAACAGCCCCAGGGACAGCCGCCGCCCATGTATAAGCCGGCCCAGATTCGAAACCTTCCCACACTtagcgacgaggagaagtCCAAATACGAGCAGGGCCTCCAAGGTCTCTGGAACAAGGCCGAAGGTTCACCCCCGAACAGCCCGGAGAATATCGCCGCGCGACAGAAGATCATCGAGTTCTCTAAGAAATTGATCACCAAGATCCAACAGCGCCGGGCCGCACAGCATCGTATGCAGATGCagttgcagcagcagcagcaacaacaaggtCAAACCCAGCAGCAACCTCAAGGGCAGAATACGCAACAGCAGCCTCGTCCTCAGGGAGTGcagcaggctgctgctgggcaaGCGACACCTCAGTCACAACCCCAACAACAAGCAATGGGCGCCGCCGCAGCCCCAGCCGCCAACGCCAGCGCGCCAACGCCGAACCCTCAAGCTGCCACGGCCGCCGCAACCACTACTCAGCCGATACCGGTTCCCGAGCATATCATAAGCCATGTCAACAAGATGAACTTCCAGGCTCCTGCACAGGTGGCCGAGAGGTCTGGAGCCAGCGCTACTAGGTGGGTTGAGGAGATTAAGGAGCGATACGGTCGCGCCCTTATGACGATGGAGAGCAGCAAGCAGCGGGTGGCGCAGATTGATAAAATCATCAACGACCGAAATCAGGCCGGAAATCCGTTCAGCGAAGAGGAGATGAGGCAACTACAAATTCGGAAAGAGCGCCAGCTCAAATCACACGCCGACGCCCATAAGTGGGTTGACAGTGTTCGCAAGCAGCAGACCAACCTCCAAGGTTCTATCCAGGCACAGGCAGCCACTCCTACCCAACAAGCTGGTCaacaagctgctgctgcccaggctcaggctcaggctcagacACAGGCTACcgcacaagcacaagcacagGCTCAAGCTCAGGCTCaagctcaggctcaggctcaggctcaggcagCACAAAACCAAGCGCGAGCGGGTCAGGCCCAAGCCAATCCACAGAACAACGCGCAGACCACGGCCGCGCCTGTGAACGCGGCTATTGAGGCTGCCAAGCATCAAATAGCGGCTGGTCGCGCTTCTCCTGTCAACGGTACGCCAGGTGCAGCGCCAGCGCAACAACAGGTACGCCCAGCACAAGGTACTCCTCAGCCAGCCCAACAACAGCTGCcgcctcaacaacaacaacaaccgcaacagcaacagcaacagccagcgccacctcagcctcagcctcaggtCAAGCAAGAACCCCATACCGCCCCTGCAAATCCCTCGATGGTCGCCGCAGCGAGTCAAAGTCAAACTGGGACTCCTACCCAGAACACTCCCCGAATCCCCACACCTCAGCatgcggcggcagcggcagcggccgCCGCTCCTGTTACGGCTGGAGGACCGACCCGGGCGCTCAGCCACTCGGCTGCCATGAGTCTAGCAAACCAGCGAGCTGCCAGCACTCCCGGCGGCGCCCAAGTCCCTGGCCAGCCTGCCAGTGCTGGGACACCGACACCCGGCAGTGCAGTGAATCAGGGTGTGATGGGACCTAACGTACCGCAGCAACCACAACAAGGTCACCCTCACGCCCATCCACCACAACCTCAGCAAACACCAATGCAGTCTAAAATGCCAATCCCCAAGGTGCTCCCTGAGAAGGCCGTGGCCGTGCCTCAGGGAGTCGCAGTCGGAGGAGGTGTCAACACCGGGCGGCCTACAATGTCACAAGGAAGTGGCACGCTCGGCGGAGTTATGAATCAACCGGCCATGTCTAGAGTCCCAGCCTACAACcacgaggccgagggcgatCATGTTTTGAGCAAGAAGAAATTGGATGAGCTTGTTCGACAAGTCTGCGGAGGCTCTGCCGAGGGTCAGGATGGAAACCTGCTCACCCCCGAGGTAGAAGAG AACGTTTTGAATATGGCAGATTCATTTGTGGACAGTGTCCTCCATGCCGCGTGCCGAAACTCGAAGGAGCGTGGGTCTAAGGTACTCGAGATTCGAGATATCCAGCTCGTGCTGGAGCGCACATACAACATCCGCGTGCCCGGGTACTCGTCCGATGAGCTCCGCACCGTCCGCAAGATTCAGCCATCAACAGGTTGGATCGCCAAGATGAGTGCTGTCCAGGCGGCCAAGGTCATGCCGGGCAAGGGTGAATGA
- a CDS encoding PCI domain-containing protein, whose protein sequence is MPGKTPNNGKKPLENGVQKKDSSKAKGKKAAKDGDEEMTVVVPPSKSSKKSAQAPADAEGDVAMDEEEEETKVDPVVQTVADIKSNFALLDRAVALFDARFSLRALRSISIIRKRLTPDIIAQVISETFPATSSSVDSAKQLLAAIERENVPLGRQAGSEMDIDEPKTTPKNGSKKEKENKDIIPEIDVFLGILVQVYLFDSKQFQRGADFSKYLSERIQSLNRRTLDSLSAKVYFYYSIFCEHIAPLPPSPHSPVVAIRPTLLAALRTAVLRKDVDTQASVIVLLLRNYLSTSHINQADLLVSHTQFPENAVNNQVARFLYYLGRIRAIQLRYTEAHEHLTAATRKAPSSSCALGFSQTATKLLYVVELLMGDIPDRAMFRQPTMEIALHPYFLLVKSVRVGNLEDFETTIADHADTFRRDGTYSLILRLRQNVIKTGIRMMSLSYSRISLRDICIRLQLGSEESAEYIVAKAIRDGVIEATLDRERGFMKSKEVGDVYATREPGEAFHDRIRACLSLHDESVKAMRFPMNQHRLELKNAQEAREREREMAKEIQEGDLDEDDLGGDFDGI, encoded by the exons ATGCCTGGCAAGACGCCAAACAACGGCAAAAAGCCCCTCGAGAACGGCGTCCAGAAGAAGGACAGCtcaaaggccaagggcaagaaggccgCCAAGGACGGTGACGAGGAGATGACGGTGGTCGTGCCTCCCTCCAAGTCGTCGAAAAAGTCGGCACAGGCCCCGGCTGATGCTGAGGGCGACGTAGCgatggatgaggaggaggaggagaccaaggTTGACCCTGTGGTGCAGACAGTCGCAG ATATCAAGAGCAACTTTGCCCTGTTAGACCGCGCCGTTGCCCTCTTTGACGCCAGATTCTCCCTCCGCGCCCTGcgatccatctccatcatccgcAAGCGCTTGACTCCCGACATTATTGCCCAGGTCATTTCCGAGACCTTCCCCGCGACCTCTAGCTCTGTAGATAGCGCCAAGCAGCTCCTGGCCGCTATCGAGCGTGAGAATGTCCCCCTGGGACGCCAGGCTGGATCAGAGATGGATATCGACGAGCCCAAGACTACACCCAAGAACggctccaagaaggagaaggagaacaaggacaTTATTCCCGAGATCGACgtcttcctcggcatcctcgtccAGGTCTACCTCTTCGACTCGAAGCAGTTCCAGCGCGGAGCCGATTTCTCCAAGTACCTGTCGGAACGGATCCAGTCCCTCAACCGCCGCACTCTCGACTCGCTGTCGGCCAAGGTCTACTTCTACTACTCCATCTTTTGCGAGCACATTGCTCCTCTGCCCCCATCTCCCCATTCTCCCGTCGTCGCCATTCGGCCGactctcctcgccgccctccGAACTGCTGTGCTACGAAAGGATGTCGACACACAAGCTTCGGTGATTGTCCTGCTGCTGCGAAATTACCTCTCGACCTCGCATATCAACCAGGCTGATCTCCTGGTCTCGCACACCCAGTTCCCCGAAAATGCTGTCAACAACCAGGTGGCACGATTCCTCTACTACCTTGGCCGTATCCGAGCCATTCAGCTGCGCTACACTGAGGCGCACGAGCATCTCACGGCGGCGACCCGAAAGGCTCCCTCCAGTAGCTGCGCCCTGGGTTTCTCCCAGACAGCAACCAAGCTCTTGTATGTGGTGGAGCTTCTGATGGGAGATATCCCTGACAGGGCCATGTTCCGACAGCCTACCATGGAGATTGCCCTCCACCCCTACTTCCTGCTGGTCAAGTCGGTGAGAGTTGGCAACCTGGAGGACTTTGAGACAACAATTGCGGACCACGCCGACACTTTCCGACGGGATGGTACTTATAGCCTCATCCTGCGCCTCCGACAGAACGTCATCAAGACGGGCATTCGCATGATGTCTCTGTCATACTCTCGCATCTCCCTTCGGGATATCTGCATCCGCCTGCAGCTTGGCAGCGAGGAGTCGGCCGAGTACATTGTGGCCAAGGCGATCCGCGACGGTGTGATTGAGGCTACTCTTGACCGAGAGAGGGGTTTCATGAAGAGCAAGGAGGTAGGCGATGTGTATGCCACCCGTGAGCCGGGTGAGGCGTTCCACGACCGAATCCGAGCGTGTCTGTCTCTGCATGATGAGAGTGTCAAG GCTATGCGATTCCCCATGAACCAGCACCGGCTGGAGCTCAAGAACGCCCAGGAGGCCCGGGAACGCGAGCgcgagatggccaaggagatACAGGAGGGTGAtttggatgaggatgatctcGGTGGCGACTTTGACGGCATCTAA
- a CDS encoding Histone acetyltransferase — protein MPQKRKRQDEDPAPSQPQSQPQPQPQPPPAGARRATRQTPVQPPRVPPAATATTSAQPPAKHHETVVPPPVIPSSTTLRWAPLEQPGPAVRHNPQAMTSVQTPRAGRPPSDLVAPEITYHVPQTHISPSHRTSALVRPHGPTAQPPRILERPPPPTVTPVFPPKPPASSPSRPPLRTDRNIDKVVLGNIVFRTWYPSYYGKEVLGDSSGTTGKGGSKDTGAKDQASGGKSSSRRDRDHQPVLDRLHVCPSCFKYSKEVIPWRGHVQVCERRAHVPGRKIYVHPQGRRKVLVPQEARSTGPKRRRGEGNIRYVEEIVQDEGEWSIWEVDGETDGLFCQNLSLFAKLFLDNKSVFFDVTGFNYFLLVYTPPAKPSSTGNALNIGPATTSTEDEPPTPRITGFFSKEKMSWDNNNLACILIFPPWQRKGLGALLMGASYEISRREGILGGPEKPISDLGKKGYKRYWAGEIARWLLSIDVDAHGPGNEVLVDLNDCSQATWIHPDDCLQVLRDMGVAEEVGLGPGKPEPKAVDDADAEEKEDEAPGPAASTTAPPAKEGTADKEPVKMVPRVRVDKQAVRRYVAEHRISLERMCDAAGFVEGYAIKAPEAKDEDEDEE, from the exons ATGCCTCAGAAGCGCAAGCGACAAGACGAAGACCCCGCTCCCTCCCAGCCTCAGTCCCAAccccaacctcaacctcaacctcctcccgCCGGCGCGCGTCGGGCGACGCGTCAAACTCCGGTCCAACCCCCGCGAGTTCCACCAGCAGCGACCGCAACAACTTCAGCGCAACCACCAGCAAAACACCACGAGACCGTCGTTCCGCCGCCCGTAATACCGTCGTCTACAACTCTGCGATGGGCTCCGCTTGAACAGCCAGGACCGGCCGTAAGGCATAACCCGCAAGCCATGACGAGCGTCCAGACGCCGAGAGCTGGCCGGCCGCCGTCGGACTTGGTTGCGCCTGAGATCACATATCATGTACCTCAGACGCATATCAGCCCGTCGCACCGCACTTCGGCGCTCGTGCGTCCTCACGGCCCAACAGCACAGCCGCCGCGCATCCTCGAGCGACCGCCGCCCCCGACAGTGACTCCCGTCTTCCCCCCAAAGCCTCCAGCGTCGTCCCCTTCACGGCCCCCGCTGCGAACCGACCGCAATATTGATAAGGTGGTGTTGGGTAATATCGTTTTCCGCACATGGTACCCTAGCTATTACGGAAAGGAGGTGCTTGGGGACTCCTCTGGCACGACAGGGAAGGGAGGGAGCAAGGACACTGGAGCCAAAGACCAGGCTTCAGGCGGCAAGTCCTCGTCCCGACGGGATCGCGACCACCAGCCTGTGCTCGACCGTTTACACGTCTGCCCCAGCTGCTTCAAGTATTCCAAGGAGGTTATACCATGGCGGGGTCACGTTCAGGTGTGTGAGCGACGAGCCCATGTACCAGGGCGCAAGATCTACGTTCATCCACAAGGCCGGAGAAAGGTACTTGTGCCGCAAGAGGCAAGATCAACCGGGCCCAAGAggcggagaggagagggtaATATACGCTATGTCGAAGAGATTGTTCAGGACGAGGGAGAATGGAGCATCTGGGAGGTGGATGGCGAGACGGACGGG CTCTTTTGCCAGAACCTGTCACTCTTCGCAAAGCTCTTTCTCGACAACAAGTCCGTCTTCTTTGACGTTACCGGCTTCAACTACTTCTTGCTCGTTTATACGCCTCCAGCTAAGCCCTCATCGACTGGGAACGCCTTAAACATCGGCCCCGCTACCACATCGACCGAAGACGAGCCCCCGACGCCCCGCATCacaggcttcttctccaaggagaagatgtCATGGGACAATAACAACCTCGCCTGTATCCTGATATTCCCCCCATGGCAGCGAAAGGGCCTCGGCGCTCTGCTCATGGGGGCCTCGTACGAGATCTCGCGGCGGGAGGGTATCCTGGGTGGCCCAGAGAAGCCCATATCGGACCTGGGTAAGAAAGGGTACAAGCGATACTGGGCGGGCGAGATTGCGCGGTGGCTGCTTAGCATTGATGTCGATGCTCATGGGCCCGGTAACGAGGTCCTTGTAGACTTAAACGACTGCAGCCAGGCAACGTGGATTCATCCCGACGACTGCCTGCAGGTGCTCCGAGACATGGGTGTCGCCGAAGAAGTCGGCCTGGGACCCGGTAAGCCCGAACCCAAGGCTGTCGACGATGCGGAtgcggaggagaaggaagacgaGGCTCCGGGCCCGGCAGCATCTACCACAGCGCCTCCGGCAAAGGAGGGCACGGCCGACAAGGAGCCCGTCAAGATGGTGCCGCGGGTGCGGGTAGATAAACAGGCGGTCCGGCGATACGTAGCGGAGCACCGGATCAGCCTAGAGCGCATGTGCGATGCCGCGGGGTTCGTCGAGGGCTATGCCATCAAGGcgcccgaggccaaggacgaggatgaagatgaggagtgA
- a CDS encoding ATP synthase subunit 9, mitochondrial, with protein sequence MASSRVFASRLASQMAVKAARPAVRAPVAAASKRTISGAASPLQAMKRQTLLQATTRNAFQVQRRAYSSEIAQAMVEVSKNLGMGSAAIGLTGAGIGIGLVFAALLNGVARNPALRGQLFSYAILGFAFVEAIGLFDLMVALMAKFT encoded by the exons ATGGCCTCTTCTCGTGTCTTCGCCTCCCGCCTGGCCTCCCAGATGGCCGTCAAGGCCGCTCGCCCTGCCGTGCGTGCCCCTGTCGCTGCCGCCAGCAAGCGAACCATCTCTG GCGCCGCCAGCCCTCTCCAGGCCATGAAGCGCCAGACCCTCCTCCAGGCCACCACCCGCAACGCCTTCCAGGTCCAGCGCCGTGCCTACTCCTCCGAGATCGCCCAGGCCATGGTTGAGGTCTCCAAGAACCTGGGTATGGGTTCCGCCGCCATTGGTCTGACTGGTGCCGGTATTGGTATCGGTCTCGTCTTCGCTGCCCTCCTCAACGGTGTTGCCCGCAACCCCGCTCTCCGAGGCCAGCTCTTCTCCTACGCCATTCTGGGTTTCGCTttcgtcgaggccatcggTCTTTTCGACCTGATGGTTGCCCTTATGGCCAAGTTC ACCTAA